The sequence TACCCCTGCGGAGAAGGAGCTGGCTATGCTGGAGGAATTATTTCTGCAGCAGTGGATGGATTACGGGTAGCCGAGGCTATAATACAGGAATATAAAAAGTAGAAAGTAGAAAGGAGAAAGTAGAAAGTGGAAAGCAGACAGTAGACAGCAGACAAGAAAAACGAAAATTTATATTCACATAAGCTTTTAGTTTTTAGCTTTTAGTACAGTGTACATAATTTTGCTCTGTTAATCTGTAGTAGCTTTTAATCTCTTTTAAAATCAGTGTAATCCGTGACCATATGTTTACTCTTTGAACTTAAGCCTTTAGCGCAAACGCAAAAGCTTAGGTATTCAGCAGTAAGGAAAAGCTAACCTACTATGTTATATATATTTTTTCAAAAAATCAACTAATAATAACAGGAATTCTTACTGTTATGTAGAATAGGGTATATATGGTTATATATTTGCTAAACTTTGGATATCTTATTTAAGAAGATATACCTAAAGATAGTGTAGGAGGTGCTTTTTGTGGATTACAATATTTTAATTGGTGGTTCCGCAGGTCAAGGTGTTGATACAGTAGGAACCTTTGTAGAGAAAGCTCTAAAAAGAATGGGCTACTATGTTTTTTCAAACAAGGATTATATGTCTAGGATAAGGGGTGGGCATAATTTTACATTAGTTAGGTTTTCAGACAACCCCCTATGTGCCCATAAAGACGATGTGGATGTGATCATAGCCTTAAATGAAGAAACAGTGAGGGTCCACAGAGAAAAACTAACTCCCAATGGGAAGGTAGTCTGTGACGTAGCCTTTGGCAAAGAGGATGATAAAAATCTTAATCTACCACTAAAAGAAGCGGCTAAAAATGCTGGGAACCCTAAAGTTATGGGTTCAGCTGCAGTTGGTGCCACATTGAAATTATTTGGCATTCAGACGGCCAAATTAGAAGAATTTCTTAATGAGGTATATGATGGTGAGATTTTAGCTGCAAATTTAAAAGCCGTTGAAGAAGGATATAAAATGGTAGATACAATCTTTCAAACAACTCCACCACCTGGTGAAGATAAGCATATTTTAATAAACGGTAACGAAGCTGTTGCACTGGGAACAGTTGCCGCAGGTTGTACTTTTTATTCTGCTTATCCAATGACACCAGCAACTGGTATAATGAGTTATTTAGCAAAATTACAAGAAGATGCCAACATAGTTGTAGAACAAGCAGAAGATGAAATCGCTGCAATTATAATGGCCCTTGGTGCTTCTTATGGTGGAGTAAGAGCCATGACTGGTTCATCCGGTGGTGGTTTTGCACTAATGGTTGAAGCCATGGGCTTTGCAGGTATTGGTGAAATTCCACTGGTTGTTGCGGAAGTTCAAAGACCAGGTCCGGCAACGGGCCTACCAACTAGAACAGAACAAGCTGATTTGAAATTTATAATAAACTGCTCCCAAGGGGAATTCCCCTTAATGGTCATCGCCATAAGGGATGTTCAAGATGCATTTTATCAAACCACAAGGGCTTTTAATTTAGCAGAAAAATATCAGATGCCAGTTGTAATAGTAAGTGATCAATACTTAGCTGATTACTATCAAACCGTTGAGCCTTTTGATTTTTCTAAGGTAACCATCGATAGGCAGCTAGCTGGAGAAGAAGCAATAAATTCAGATGGAGTTTATCGTAGATATTCCTTAACAGAAAACGGCATATCTCCTAGGATTATCCCTGGTAAGATAGAAAATCAATTAGTATTTGTTGATAGTGATGAACATGATGAAGAAGGACATATAACTGAATCTGCTCAAGTTAGGGTAGAGATGGTTAATAAGCGAATGAAGAAACTTGAGGAATTAAAAAAGGAACTTCAAGAGCCTGTAAAGGTAGGAGAAGAAAAAGGTAAAACCCTTTTAGTAGCGTGGGGCTCTACCTATGGACCACTTAAAGAAGCTACTGAAAGGCTGGTTTCTGAAGGTATTTCAGTGACTTCACTAATTTTTGGTGACATATGGCCACTCCCTGAGAAGGAGTTTATAGAGCTGGCTAAAACAGCTGAAAAGATTGTAAACATTGAAGGTAATGCAACTGGACAGCTAAAAGACATTATAAGACAACAAACTGGTGTAAACTGCGTTCAAAGTATACTAAAATACGACGGTAGAGCCTTTAGTTCACAAGAACTTTACAATAGAATCAAAGGGGAGGTGCTTTAATATGTGTGAATTCAAAACCTTTGATACTGCATGGTGTCCTGGATGTGGAAACTTTGGTATATTAAAAGCCCTAAAAAGAGCTTTAACAGAGCTAGGGAAGAAACCCCATGAAGTGGTTATTTCTTCAGGAATTGGGCAAGCTGCTAAAACACCCCATTATATTAGTGTTAATGGGTTTAATGGTCTACATGGTAGAGCTGTGCCAGCTGGTGCTGCAATTAAAATCGCCAACAAAGACCTAACTGTTATAGTGGAATCAGGTGAAGGAGATACCTACGGTGAAGGTGGAAACCATTTTATCCATAATGTTAGAAGAAATGTGGATATAGCTCACTTTGTCCACAACAACCAAATCTACGGGCTGACTAAAGGGCAAGCGTCCCCAACAACGGCCAAGGGACAAAAGACAGGTATCCAAACAATGGGAGTACTACACGAACAGTTTAATCCATTGGCTGTGGCAATTACCATGGGTGCGACCTTTGTGGCAAGATCATTTTCAGGAAATGAAGAACATCTTGTTTCCATGATGAAAGCAGCCATAGAACACAAAGGTTATGCTTTACTTGATATAATGCAACCTTGCATTACCTACAATAAAGTAAATACATTCAAATGGTATAAAGATAGAGTAAAACCCATAGATGAGAGCTATAGCCCAACTGATAAGTTTGAAGCTTACAAGCTAGCCCATCAATGGGGAGATGATGGAATTCCTATTGGTATTTTATATAAGAAAGAGGAACCAACATATATAGATAAAATTGAATTTTTAAAACAAGGTGAGCCTCTAGTTGATAGAAAGCTAGATCCCAAAAATGCAGAAAAGTACATGGCTGACTTTAGATAGGAGCTGGAATATATGAAATGGCTATTTATGGATTATCCCAGTTGAACCAGTGCCAGAAAAGCCAAGGCTTGGCTTCAAGAACATGATGTAAACTTCGAATCAAGGCATATAGTTAAGGATAATCTGAACCCAGAAGAAATTAAAGAATTGTATGATATAAGTGATGTATCCTTAGACAAATTTTTTAACTCCAACGGTAAGGTTTACAAAGAGATGGGCTTAAAAGATAAGCTCAAAGATATGTCAGAAAAAGAGAAACTAGAACTTTTGGCCTCAGACGGCATGCTAGTAAAAAGACCAATAGTAACAGACCGAAAAGAGACAGTAATAATAGGCTTTAAGGAAAAAGAGTACGAAGAAAAAGTGAAATAGCAAAACAATCCCCGGGAATTTATCTTGGGGATTGTTTTTGCCCAACTACACACATCTGATTCCACTAATTTACCAATTAACAGTGGATATAACTGGGGCGATAGAATATAATATTTAAATAGAGAGAATGAATGAAGGAGTTGAGTCCCCATGAAAAAAATAGTTCTAACCGGTGGTGGATCTGCTGGCCATGTTACACCAAACATTGCTCTTATACCTAGACTTAAAGAATTAGGCTATGAAATACATTACATTGGATCAGTAAAGGGT comes from Alkalicella caledoniensis and encodes:
- a CDS encoding 2-oxoacid:acceptor oxidoreductase subunit alpha, which translates into the protein MDYNILIGGSAGQGVDTVGTFVEKALKRMGYYVFSNKDYMSRIRGGHNFTLVRFSDNPLCAHKDDVDVIIALNEETVRVHREKLTPNGKVVCDVAFGKEDDKNLNLPLKEAAKNAGNPKVMGSAAVGATLKLFGIQTAKLEEFLNEVYDGEILAANLKAVEEGYKMVDTIFQTTPPPGEDKHILINGNEAVALGTVAAGCTFYSAYPMTPATGIMSYLAKLQEDANIVVEQAEDEIAAIIMALGASYGGVRAMTGSSGGGFALMVEAMGFAGIGEIPLVVAEVQRPGPATGLPTRTEQADLKFIINCSQGEFPLMVIAIRDVQDAFYQTTRAFNLAEKYQMPVVIVSDQYLADYYQTVEPFDFSKVTIDRQLAGEEAINSDGVYRRYSLTENGISPRIIPGKIENQLVFVDSDEHDEEGHITESAQVRVEMVNKRMKKLEELKKELQEPVKVGEEKGKTLLVAWGSTYGPLKEATERLVSEGISVTSLIFGDIWPLPEKEFIELAKTAEKIVNIEGNATGQLKDIIRQQTGVNCVQSILKYDGRAFSSQELYNRIKGEVL
- a CDS encoding 2-oxoacid:ferredoxin oxidoreductase subunit beta, with product MCEFKTFDTAWCPGCGNFGILKALKRALTELGKKPHEVVISSGIGQAAKTPHYISVNGFNGLHGRAVPAGAAIKIANKDLTVIVESGEGDTYGEGGNHFIHNVRRNVDIAHFVHNNQIYGLTKGQASPTTAKGQKTGIQTMGVLHEQFNPLAVAITMGATFVARSFSGNEEHLVSMMKAAIEHKGYALLDIMQPCITYNKVNTFKWYKDRVKPIDESYSPTDKFEAYKLAHQWGDDGIPIGILYKKEEPTYIDKIEFLKQGEPLVDRKLDPKNAEKYMADFR